In one Pseudarthrobacter sp. NBSH8 genomic region, the following are encoded:
- the tkt gene encoding transketolase, with protein sequence MNPTTNVILPGTANSATLNWTPEDERAVDTARVLAADAVEKVGNGHPGTAMSLAPAAYLLFQKLMRHDPRDPDWLGRDRFILSPGHSSLTLYVQLFLSGYGLELDDLKALRTWDSLTPGHPEYKHTAGVEITTGPLGQGLASSVGFAYSQRRMRGLFDADAAEGTSPFDHTIWVIASDGDIQEGVTSEASSLAGHQELGNLVVIYDENHISIEDDTDISFTEDVLKRYEAYGWHTQRVDWTETGEYVEDVQELYSALLAAKAETSKPSIISLRTIIGYPAPKKQNTGKIHGSALGAEEVAGLKEVLGFDPAKSFEVDQDVLAHARAVVDRGAAARSEWDSSFEAWQSANPEGAALLERIEAKTLPAGLDAVLPVFEAGKDVSTRAASGKVLNALGPVMPELWGGSADLAESNNTTIEGSASFIPVSRSTDAWKGNPYGRVLHFGIREHAAASIVNGISLHGRTRAFSGTFLIFSDYQRPAIRLSALMGVPSIYVWSHDSIGLGEDGPTHQPVEQLSTLRAIVGLDVVRPGDANEVGMAWKTMLENHENPAGIVLTRQNVPTFARGNGAAQGDTFASPAGVAKGGYVLAEACKDGATVPADVLLIATGSEVQLAVQAREALQAEGIAARVISMPCVEWFNKQDAAYRESVLPAAVKARVSVEAGLALGWREFVGDAGRSISLEHYGASADYKRLFQEFGITAEAVTAAAKGSLAAARN encoded by the coding sequence GTGAACCCGACGACAAATGTGATACTCCCCGGCACTGCCAATTCAGCAACACTCAACTGGACGCCCGAGGACGAGCGCGCCGTAGACACCGCCCGTGTTCTGGCGGCGGACGCTGTGGAGAAGGTCGGCAACGGCCACCCCGGCACTGCCATGAGCCTTGCCCCGGCCGCGTACCTTCTTTTCCAGAAGCTGATGCGCCACGATCCCCGCGACCCGGACTGGCTGGGACGTGACCGTTTCATCCTGTCACCCGGCCACTCCTCCCTGACCCTTTATGTCCAGCTGTTCCTGTCCGGCTACGGACTGGAACTGGACGACCTCAAGGCGCTTCGCACCTGGGATTCGCTGACCCCGGGGCACCCGGAGTACAAGCACACCGCCGGTGTCGAAATCACCACGGGCCCGCTGGGCCAGGGCCTTGCGTCCTCGGTGGGCTTCGCCTACTCACAGCGGCGGATGCGCGGCCTGTTCGACGCCGACGCCGCCGAGGGCACGTCCCCGTTTGACCACACCATCTGGGTCATCGCCTCCGACGGCGACATTCAGGAAGGCGTGACCTCCGAGGCTTCCTCGCTGGCCGGGCACCAGGAACTGGGCAACCTCGTGGTGATCTACGACGAGAACCATATCTCCATCGAGGACGACACTGACATCTCCTTTACCGAGGATGTCCTCAAGCGCTACGAGGCGTACGGCTGGCACACCCAGCGCGTGGACTGGACCGAGACGGGCGAGTACGTCGAAGACGTCCAGGAGCTGTACTCTGCACTGCTGGCCGCAAAGGCCGAGACGTCCAAGCCGTCCATCATCTCGCTGCGCACCATCATCGGCTACCCGGCACCCAAGAAGCAGAACACCGGCAAGATCCACGGTTCAGCCCTGGGCGCCGAGGAAGTCGCAGGCCTCAAGGAGGTGCTGGGCTTCGATCCCGCCAAGTCCTTCGAGGTGGACCAGGACGTCCTGGCCCACGCCCGTGCCGTCGTCGACCGCGGCGCTGCAGCCCGCAGCGAATGGGATTCCTCATTTGAGGCGTGGCAGTCGGCCAACCCTGAGGGCGCCGCGTTGCTGGAGCGGATCGAAGCTAAGACGCTTCCCGCCGGACTTGATGCAGTCCTGCCGGTCTTCGAAGCTGGCAAGGATGTCTCCACCCGGGCAGCGTCGGGTAAGGTCCTGAACGCACTCGGACCGGTCATGCCGGAACTCTGGGGCGGTTCGGCTGACCTCGCCGAGTCCAACAACACCACCATCGAAGGCTCGGCCTCCTTCATCCCGGTCTCCCGCTCCACCGATGCCTGGAAGGGCAACCCCTACGGCCGGGTCCTGCACTTCGGCATCCGTGAGCACGCCGCTGCGTCGATCGTGAACGGTATCTCGCTGCACGGCCGGACCCGCGCGTTTTCCGGTACGTTCCTGATCTTCAGTGACTACCAGCGCCCGGCCATCCGCCTCTCGGCTCTGATGGGTGTCCCGTCCATCTACGTGTGGTCCCACGACTCCATCGGCCTGGGCGAAGACGGTCCCACCCACCAGCCGGTGGAGCAGCTCTCCACGCTGCGCGCCATTGTGGGCCTGGACGTAGTCCGCCCCGGCGACGCCAACGAAGTGGGCATGGCATGGAAGACCATGCTGGAGAACCACGAAAACCCGGCCGGGATTGTCCTGACCCGTCAGAACGTCCCCACCTTCGCCCGCGGTAACGGTGCAGCACAGGGTGATACCTTTGCTTCCCCGGCGGGTGTGGCCAAGGGCGGCTATGTCCTGGCAGAAGCTTGCAAGGACGGCGCCACTGTTCCGGCCGACGTTCTGCTGATCGCTACCGGCTCCGAGGTCCAGTTGGCCGTCCAGGCCCGCGAGGCACTCCAGGCCGAAGGGATCGCTGCCCGCGTCATCTCCATGCCCTGTGTTGAGTGGTTCAACAAGCAGGACGCGGCTTACCGAGAGTCCGTGCTCCCCGCAGCAGTCAAGGCACGCGTCTCCGTCGAAGCCGGCCTGGCCCTGGGCTGGAGGGAATTCGTTGGCGATGCCGGCCGTTCCATCTCGCTCGAGCACTACGGCGCTTCGGCTGACTACAAACGCCTGTTCCAGGAGTTCGGCATCACCGCGGAGGCAGTTACCGCCGCCGCCAAGGGCTCCCTGGCCGCTGCCCGCAACTGA
- the tal gene encoding transaldolase, protein MTNATPTAQLSDAGVSIWLDDLSRERLASGSLQKLIDEKNVVGVTTNPSIFQAAITSGSDYDAKIAELAAQGAGVEETIFEITTTDVADACDLFAPIAAATKGVDGRVSIEVDPRLAWDTAGTIAEAKNLYKKVDKDNVHIKIPATLEGLEAITATLGEGISVNVTLIFSLERYRAVINAFQSGLEQAKDNGHDLSTIHSVASFFVSRVDSEIDKRLDAIGTDEAKALKGKAGVANARLAYQVYEQLFSTDRWEVLAEAGARPQRPLWASTGVKDPAYPDTLYVTGLVAADVVNTMPEKTLDATFDHGVVTGDTITGAYAESKAVLYALDALGISYNEVVALLESEGLEKFVASWKELLADVEGALAAARKAS, encoded by the coding sequence ATGACCAACGCAACCCCCACCGCCCAGCTGTCCGACGCCGGCGTGTCCATCTGGCTCGACGACCTCTCGCGTGAGCGTCTCGCAAGCGGCAGCCTGCAGAAGCTCATCGACGAAAAGAATGTGGTCGGCGTGACCACCAACCCGTCCATCTTCCAGGCCGCGATCACCTCCGGCTCCGACTATGACGCAAAGATCGCCGAACTTGCCGCGCAGGGTGCCGGCGTCGAAGAGACTATCTTCGAGATCACCACCACCGACGTCGCTGACGCCTGCGACCTGTTCGCTCCGATCGCCGCCGCCACCAAGGGTGTCGACGGCCGCGTTTCCATCGAAGTTGACCCGCGCCTGGCCTGGGACACGGCCGGCACCATCGCCGAAGCCAAGAACCTCTACAAAAAGGTGGACAAGGACAACGTCCACATCAAGATCCCGGCAACCCTTGAAGGCCTCGAAGCGATCACTGCGACCCTGGGCGAGGGCATCAGCGTTAACGTGACCCTGATCTTCTCCCTGGAGCGCTACCGGGCCGTCATCAACGCCTTCCAGTCCGGCCTGGAGCAGGCGAAGGACAACGGCCATGACCTGTCCACGATCCACTCCGTGGCCTCGTTCTTCGTCTCCCGCGTTGACTCCGAAATCGACAAGCGCCTTGACGCCATCGGCACCGACGAAGCCAAGGCCCTCAAGGGCAAGGCCGGCGTAGCCAACGCCCGCCTGGCCTACCAGGTCTACGAGCAGCTCTTTTCCACCGATCGGTGGGAGGTCCTGGCCGAAGCCGGCGCACGTCCACAGCGTCCCCTGTGGGCTTCCACCGGCGTCAAGGACCCGGCCTACCCCGACACCCTGTATGTCACGGGACTGGTAGCTGCCGACGTCGTCAACACCATGCCGGAGAAGACCCTGGACGCCACGTTCGACCACGGCGTGGTCACCGGGGACACCATCACTGGCGCCTATGCCGAGTCCAAGGCCGTGCTGTACGCACTGGACGCACTGGGTATTTCCTACAACGAGGTGGTTGCCCTCCTCGAATCCGAGGGCCTGGAGAAGTTTGTAGCCAGCTGGAAGGAACTGCTGGCCGACGTCGAAGGTGCCCTTGCCGCTGCACGGAAGGCATCCTGA
- the rpe gene encoding ribulose-phosphate 3-epimerase, producing the protein MSASPLKCCINPSILSADFANLEAELARISNADAVHVDVMDNLFVPNLTIGLPVVERLQKVSPVPLDAHLMIANVDRWAPQYADAGLSSVTFHVEASDAPIKLARELRARGAKAGMALRPATPVEPYLDMLTELDMLLIMTVEPGFGGQAFLDVMLPKIRRARAAVDGAGVNVAIQVDGGITEETITRAAEAGANVFVAGSAVYGRPSPEDAIESLRANGQLAFG; encoded by the coding sequence ATGTCCGCATCACCTCTGAAATGCTGCATCAACCCCAGCATCCTCTCGGCCGACTTCGCCAACCTCGAGGCCGAGCTTGCCCGCATCAGCAACGCCGATGCCGTGCACGTGGATGTTATGGACAACCTCTTTGTGCCAAACCTGACCATCGGCCTGCCTGTTGTGGAACGGCTGCAGAAGGTCAGCCCCGTCCCGTTGGACGCCCACCTGATGATCGCAAACGTGGACCGTTGGGCGCCGCAGTACGCCGACGCCGGCCTGAGCTCTGTGACGTTCCACGTCGAGGCATCAGATGCCCCCATCAAACTCGCCCGGGAACTCCGCGCCCGTGGGGCCAAGGCTGGCATGGCACTTCGCCCGGCCACTCCGGTGGAACCGTACCTGGACATGCTCACCGAACTGGACATGCTGTTGATCATGACGGTGGAGCCGGGCTTCGGCGGCCAGGCATTCCTGGACGTCATGCTGCCCAAGATCCGCCGTGCCCGCGCGGCAGTGGACGGTGCGGGGGTGAACGTGGCCATCCAGGTGGACGGCGGCATCACAGAGGAAACCATCACCCGCGCCGCGGAGGCCGGTGCCAACGTCTTTGTGGCCGGATCCGCCGTATACGGCAGGCCGTCGCCTGAGGACGCCATCGAGTCGCTGCGCGCCAACGGGCAGCTCGCTTTCGGCTAA
- a CDS encoding ribose-5-phosphate isomerase, producing the protein MRVHIATDHAGMELSSHLITALSASGYEMVDHGPAAYDAEDDYPAFCIKAASAVVADQAAGVDALGIVLGGSGNGEQIAANKVKGVRAALAWNLDTAKLAREHNNANVVAVGGRQHTVHEATELIEAFLAEPYSNAERHERRIGKIATYESTGEVAE; encoded by the coding sequence ATGCGCGTTCACATCGCAACCGACCACGCGGGTATGGAGCTTAGCTCCCACCTCATCACCGCACTCTCAGCCAGTGGCTACGAGATGGTAGACCACGGGCCAGCGGCCTACGACGCCGAGGACGACTACCCGGCATTCTGCATCAAGGCCGCGTCCGCCGTCGTGGCCGACCAGGCCGCCGGCGTTGACGCCCTCGGGATTGTGCTGGGGGGCTCAGGCAACGGCGAGCAGATCGCTGCGAACAAGGTGAAAGGCGTGCGCGCGGCCTTGGCATGGAACCTCGACACCGCCAAACTGGCCCGCGAACACAACAACGCCAACGTCGTGGCAGTGGGTGGCCGCCAGCACACCGTTCACGAGGCCACCGAACTGATCGAGGCGTTCCTAGCCGAACCATATAGCAACGCCGAACGCCACGAGCGCCGCATCGGCAAGATCGCCACCTACGAATCCACCGGCGAGGTTGCCGAGTAG
- the fbaA gene encoding class II fructose-bisphosphate aldolase, whose product MPIATPEIYSEMIDRAKAGGFAFPAVNVTSSQTLNAAIRGFAEAESDGIIQVSTGGAAYWSGASVKDMVAGSLGFAAFAREVAKNYNVNIALHTDHCPKDKLDGFVLPLLAASEAEVKAGRNPIFNSHMWDGSHETLEDNLRIARELLERSGAAKMMLEVEIGTVGGEEDGVENEINEKLYTTTEDALATIEALGTGENGRYLTALTFGNVHGVYKPGGVKLRPELLKQIQAEVGAKIGKENPFDLVFHGGSGSSDQEIADAVSYGVIKMNVDTDTQYAFTRPVAGHMLANYDGVLKIDGEMGNKKTYDPRVWGASAEAGMAARIAEAARQLGSLGKTF is encoded by the coding sequence ATGCCCATTGCAACCCCAGAGATCTACTCCGAGATGATCGACCGTGCCAAGGCCGGGGGCTTTGCGTTTCCGGCGGTCAATGTGACGTCGTCGCAGACCCTGAATGCAGCCATCCGCGGGTTCGCCGAGGCTGAGTCCGATGGCATTATCCAGGTTTCCACCGGTGGCGCAGCGTACTGGTCCGGTGCATCGGTCAAGGACATGGTTGCCGGTTCGCTCGGTTTCGCCGCCTTTGCCCGCGAAGTGGCCAAGAACTACAACGTCAACATTGCGCTGCACACGGACCACTGCCCCAAGGACAAGCTGGACGGCTTTGTCCTGCCGCTGCTGGCCGCTTCGGAGGCTGAGGTCAAGGCTGGCCGGAACCCGATCTTCAACTCGCACATGTGGGACGGCTCGCACGAGACCCTCGAAGACAACCTGCGCATCGCCCGCGAGCTGCTGGAGCGTTCCGGCGCGGCGAAGATGATGCTCGAGGTTGAAATCGGCACCGTCGGTGGCGAGGAAGACGGCGTGGAGAACGAGATCAACGAGAAGCTCTACACCACCACCGAAGATGCCCTCGCGACCATCGAGGCGCTGGGTACGGGCGAGAACGGCCGTTACCTGACGGCGCTGACGTTCGGTAACGTCCACGGCGTGTACAAGCCCGGTGGCGTGAAGCTGCGCCCGGAGCTGCTCAAGCAGATCCAGGCCGAGGTGGGTGCCAAGATCGGCAAGGAGAACCCGTTTGATCTGGTGTTCCACGGCGGTTCGGGTTCTTCTGACCAGGAAATCGCTGACGCCGTTTCCTATGGTGTGATCAAGATGAACGTCGATACGGACACGCAGTACGCGTTCACGCGTCCGGTGGCCGGGCACATGCTCGCCAACTACGACGGCGTGCTGAAGATCGACGGCGAAATGGGCAACAAGAAGACCTACGATCCCCGCGTCTGGGGTGCCTCCGCCGAGGCCGGCATGGCTGCCCGCATCGCCGAGGCCGCCCGCCAGCTCGGCTCCCTCGGCAAGACGTTCTAG
- a CDS encoding Gfo/Idh/MocA family protein yields the protein MSEKLRWGVLGTARVVRKTIPALQETKNGEVVGIGSRTEERAREYADKHGVPQAFGSYEALLGSPDIDAVYIALPNALHLEWILKSLDAGKHVLCEKPLAMSAAECEEIARKADETGLKVLEGFMYRFHPRFEKLQELLAASAVGTLTFVHVAHSFDAGGDDNIRWYAGLGGGALFDAGCYCVNMSRMVTGQEPAHVAAFGNYRDANDGGRIDTSIAGILRFPGGATSLFDTGLNLERRNFLEVTGTGGRLYLENPFGLLEEDSVLEEHHFGQDTVYHGVKGENHFVRMGEHFADSVLNGTPLRYDLTDAANNARVLEALDQVARNQEDA from the coding sequence ATGAGCGAGAAATTGCGTTGGGGTGTCCTGGGCACCGCACGCGTCGTCCGCAAGACCATTCCGGCGTTGCAGGAAACAAAAAACGGTGAGGTCGTAGGTATTGGGTCCCGCACGGAGGAAAGGGCCAGGGAGTACGCCGATAAGCACGGCGTGCCCCAGGCGTTCGGTTCATATGAGGCGCTACTCGGTTCCCCGGACATTGACGCTGTTTACATCGCGCTGCCGAACGCGCTGCACCTCGAATGGATTCTAAAATCCTTGGACGCAGGCAAGCACGTCCTCTGTGAAAAACCTTTGGCGATGAGCGCCGCCGAGTGCGAGGAGATTGCGCGCAAGGCCGATGAGACCGGGCTGAAAGTCCTAGAAGGCTTTATGTACCGTTTCCACCCACGTTTTGAGAAGCTGCAGGAGTTGCTTGCAGCCAGTGCGGTGGGCACATTGACCTTTGTCCACGTCGCACACTCCTTCGATGCGGGCGGCGACGACAACATCCGCTGGTATGCAGGGCTCGGCGGTGGCGCACTTTTCGATGCTGGGTGCTACTGCGTCAACATGAGCCGGATGGTCACAGGGCAGGAGCCGGCTCACGTCGCCGCGTTTGGCAACTACCGTGACGCCAACGACGGCGGTCGAATCGACACCAGCATTGCGGGCATACTGCGCTTTCCCGGCGGCGCAACCTCGCTATTTGATACGGGGCTAAACCTCGAGCGCCGCAACTTTTTGGAAGTCACGGGCACCGGGGGCCGGCTCTACCTCGAGAATCCGTTTGGGCTCCTGGAGGAGGATTCGGTGCTGGAGGAGCATCACTTCGGGCAGGACACCGTCTATCACGGGGTCAAGGGCGAAAACCATTTCGTCCGGATGGGCGAACACTTCGCCGACAGCGTCCTGAACGGTACACCGCTGCGCTACGACCTCACGGACGCGGCAAACAACGCCCGCGTGCTGGAAGCTCTCGACCAGGTAGCGAGGAATCAAGAGGACGCGTGA
- a CDS encoding HAD-IA family hydrolase has protein sequence MASHDHFARFNGRVEEHPSELRSTTGGGRTVTALHCTAVLFDCDGVLVDSDTAVVRSWTRWAHEMNLDPEEVLPTVYGRRSVDTVAQFISPSKRPAAVELIDALEIEDAATATEIPGAAELLAAIPAGRWAVVTSASRDLAHARLSAAGLTAPEVLVTADDVRHGKPHPEGYLAAAQRLGVPAGQCVVAEDAPAGIRAARAAQVGHVLGVEGRDIGEHQPDAVVPDLRSVRWTSAGLEIQ, from the coding sequence ATGGCGTCTCATGACCACTTCGCACGGTTTAACGGGCGCGTAGAAGAGCACCCGTCGGAGCTGCGCAGCACAACGGGCGGGGGCCGTACCGTGACTGCCCTGCACTGCACTGCCGTGCTGTTCGACTGCGACGGGGTGCTCGTCGATTCGGACACCGCCGTTGTGCGTTCCTGGACCCGGTGGGCGCACGAGATGAACCTGGACCCAGAAGAAGTCCTCCCTACCGTTTATGGACGACGATCGGTCGATACCGTCGCACAATTCATCTCCCCGTCGAAGCGCCCAGCCGCTGTGGAACTGATCGACGCACTGGAAATAGAAGACGCAGCTACCGCCACAGAGATCCCCGGCGCCGCCGAGCTCCTGGCAGCGATACCCGCTGGCCGGTGGGCTGTAGTGACCTCCGCGTCACGCGACCTGGCCCACGCCCGTCTGTCGGCCGCAGGGCTCACCGCTCCCGAGGTACTGGTAACGGCCGACGACGTCAGACACGGCAAACCGCACCCCGAAGGCTACCTTGCCGCAGCACAACGTCTCGGCGTGCCGGCAGGCCAGTGCGTTGTGGCGGAAGACGCCCCTGCCGGCATTCGCGCAGCACGCGCCGCTCAGGTGGGACACGTCCTTGGCGTCGAAGGCCGGGATATCGGCGAACATCAGCCGGACGCCGTAGTCCCTGATCTGCGGTCCGTGCGCTGGACCAGTGCCGGCCTCGAAATCCAGTGA
- a CDS encoding ISL3 family transposase, which translates to MAAGARADALLGVEGIHVSTVTATGTGLLLRIETGGELAGCPDCGVVAVGHGRRQVRLHDIPCFGRPVRLLWAKRVWRCPDPGCPRMTFTEEHPLAGPRAKLTARAVGWATDALQGFDTPVSALAHQLGVSWHTVWDAIKAEATRRIGSADRLAGVDALGVDEHVWSHTGPPGSGMVTGIVDHTRDAHGMVHARLLDLVPGRSGKAYADWLKDRGTGFTAGIKTAALDPFRGYANAIRDELPEAITVLDAFHVVKLGSAMVDEVRRRVQQDTLGHRGRKGDPLYGIRRTLQIGAEHLSDKQSARLDAKLTLGDPDHEVTLAWQCYQKLRNIYHARPERGRELVNEVIASFPTCPIPEVARLGRTLKQWKTAILAYFDTNGASNGPTEAINGVIETTRRIARGFRNFTNYRLRCLLAAGGHRPYRIKQTNHA; encoded by the coding sequence GTGGCCGCTGGTGCGCGCGCGGATGCGCTGCTCGGTGTCGAGGGCATCCACGTCAGCACTGTCACGGCAACCGGGACCGGCCTGCTTCTGCGCATCGAGACCGGCGGGGAACTCGCGGGTTGCCCTGATTGCGGCGTCGTCGCGGTAGGCCACGGCCGCCGCCAGGTCCGGCTCCATGACATTCCCTGTTTCGGCAGGCCGGTGCGGCTGCTGTGGGCCAAACGGGTCTGGCGCTGCCCGGACCCGGGCTGCCCAAGAATGACGTTCACCGAAGAGCACCCGCTGGCAGGGCCGCGGGCGAAACTCACTGCCCGGGCCGTTGGGTGGGCGACCGACGCGCTGCAGGGTTTCGATACCCCGGTCTCGGCCCTGGCCCACCAACTCGGGGTCTCCTGGCACACCGTCTGGGACGCCATCAAGGCAGAGGCCACCCGCCGCATCGGGAGCGCCGATCGGCTCGCCGGCGTTGACGCGCTCGGCGTCGATGAGCATGTCTGGTCCCACACCGGCCCGCCGGGATCCGGCATGGTCACCGGGATCGTGGACCACACCCGCGACGCCCACGGCATGGTCCACGCCCGGCTGCTGGACCTCGTCCCGGGCCGATCCGGGAAGGCCTACGCCGACTGGCTCAAAGACCGCGGCACCGGGTTCACCGCCGGCATCAAGACAGCGGCGCTGGATCCATTCCGCGGCTACGCCAACGCGATCCGCGACGAGCTACCCGAAGCTATCACGGTCCTGGACGCCTTCCATGTTGTGAAGCTCGGATCAGCCATGGTCGATGAAGTCCGCCGCCGCGTCCAGCAGGACACCCTGGGGCACCGCGGCCGCAAGGGAGATCCGCTCTACGGCATCCGGAGGACCCTACAGATCGGCGCTGAACATCTCTCCGACAAGCAATCCGCACGGCTCGATGCGAAACTCACTCTCGGGGACCCCGACCACGAAGTCACCCTCGCCTGGCAGTGCTATCAGAAGCTCCGCAACATCTACCACGCCCGGCCGGAACGGGGCAGGGAACTCGTCAACGAAGTCATAGCGTCATTCCCGACCTGCCCGATCCCCGAAGTCGCCCGCCTCGGCCGGACACTCAAACAATGGAAGACGGCGATCCTGGCCTACTTCGACACCAACGGCGCCTCCAACGGACCCACGGAAGCAATCAACGGCGTCATCGAAACCACACGCCGAATCGCCAGAGGCTTCCGCAACTTCACCAACTACCGACTCAGATGCCTACTCGCCGCCGGCGGCCACCGACCTTACCGGATCAAACAAACCAACCATGCCTAA
- a CDS encoding cupin domain-containing protein, producing the protein MATTTPQLPTVTTGEAIDFWPAKSLEAMQNKWQGLRCRFINSHPVGPWDDFILSEWELDACAWEDFHPHSETNFVLEGELHIQSEGETVILKPGDSARVNPGRAGRYWAPVYARMVTIYGPNPEGLESHSFKYSEL; encoded by the coding sequence ATGGCTACAACCACTCCTCAGCTCCCGACAGTGACTACGGGCGAAGCGATCGATTTCTGGCCGGCGAAGTCCCTCGAAGCCATGCAGAACAAATGGCAGGGATTGCGCTGCAGGTTTATAAATTCGCATCCTGTAGGCCCATGGGACGACTTCATACTCTCCGAGTGGGAACTGGACGCGTGCGCCTGGGAGGACTTCCACCCCCATTCAGAGACTAACTTTGTATTGGAGGGAGAACTTCATATCCAGAGCGAAGGCGAGACCGTCATCCTGAAGCCGGGAGATTCTGCACGCGTAAATCCCGGACGAGCCGGCCGCTACTGGGCACCCGTCTACGCGCGGATGGTCACCATTTACGGCCCGAACCCCGAAGGCCTGGAGTCCCACTCCTTCAAATACTCCGAGCTCTGA